One window of the Puntigrus tetrazona isolate hp1 chromosome 13, ASM1883169v1, whole genome shotgun sequence genome contains the following:
- the tmem39b gene encoding transmembrane protein 39B — protein MAGGRRGANRTTYCRSPLSSETGSVGNGNHSTSSPVTGVRSRTRNGSGTGISSPPLATQTVVPLKHCKIPELSVDRNVLFELHLFVCHLTALFVHYVNIYKTVWWYPPSHPPSHTSLNFHLIDYNMLVFTIIVLARRLIAAIVKEASQSGKLSFPHSVFLVTARFAVLTLAGWSLCRSLIYLFKTYSVLSLLFLCYPFGMYIPFFRLSCDFRRAGSMSPLGSMSAKEVTSAALGRGGRDYLSVLKETWKQHTSQLYSVQPMPTHACCLSPDLIRKEVEYLKMDFNWRMKEVLVSSMLSAYYVAFVPVWFVKSTQYVDKRWSCELFILVSVSTSVILMRHLLPPRYCDLLHKAAAHLGCWQKVDPSLCSNVLQHIWTEEYMWPQGVLVKHSKNVYKAMGHYNVAVPSDVSHYRFYFFFNKPLRILNILIILEGAMIFYQLYSLMCSEKWHQTISLALILFSNYYAFFKLLRDRIVLGKAYSYSASASNQKVS, from the exons ATGgcaggaggaagaagaggagcaAATAGAACGACATATTGTCGTTCTCCGCTGAGCAGTGAGACGGGCTCCGTTGGCAACGGCAACCACTCCACCAGCTCACCTGTGACAGGTGTGAGGTCACGAACCAG GAATGGATCGGGGACGGGAATTTCCAGCCCTCCGCTGGCCACTCAGACGGTGGTGCCACTTAAGCACTGTAAGATTCCAGAACTCTCTGTGGACCGGAACGTCCTGTTTGAGCTCCACCTGTTTGTGTGCCATCTTACAGCTCTGTTCGTACATTACGTCAACATCTACAAAACAGTGTGGTGGTACCCCCCCTCGCACCCTCCTTCGCACACTTCTCTA AACTTCCACCTTATTGATTATAATATGTTGGTGTTCACCATCATAGTGCTGGCTCGCAGACTAATTGCCGCCATTGTAAAAGAG GCATCACAAAGTGGGAAGTTATCCTTTCCGCACTCGGTCTTCCTGGTGACGGCACGTTTTGCAGTTTTGACTCTTGCAGGATGGAGTCTGTGTCGTTCACTTATTTATCTCTTCAAGACTTATTCTGTACTCAGCCTGCTCTTCCTGTGCTATCC GTTTGGAATGTACATCCCTTTCTTCCGCCTCAGCTGTGACTTCCGGAGGGCTGGATCCATGTCACCATTGGGCAGCATGAGTGCTAAAGAGGTGACCAGTGCTGCTTTGGGCCGTGGGGGACGGGACTATCTGTCCGTCCTGAAGGAAACGTGGAAGCAGCACACCAGCCAGCTGTACAGTGTTCAGCCCATGCCTACCCACGCCTGCTGTCTCTCTCCTGACCTCATCCGCAAAGAAGTGGAGTACCTGAAGATGGACTTCAACTGGAGGATGAAGGAGGTGTTGGTTAGCTCCATGCTCAGTGCATACTATGTGGCGTTCGTACCTGTTTGGTTCGTCAAG AGCACACAATATGTGGATAAACGGTGGTCTTGTGAGCTGTTCATCCTGGTATCTGTCAGTACTTCTGTCATTCTGATGCGGCATCTGTTACCTCCTCGATACTGTGACCTGCTCCACAAAGCTGCCGCTCACTTGGGCTGCTGGCAGAAGGTCGACCCTTCCCTCTGCTCAAATGTCCTCCAGCACAT ATGGACAGAAGAGTACATGTGGCCTCAAGGAGTTTTGgtcaaacacagtaaaaatgtttataaggCCATGGGCCATTATAATGTAGCAGTTCCCTCAGATGTCTCACATTATCGTTTCTAT tttttcttCAACAAACCTCTTCGAATATTGAACATTCTTATAATCCTGGAAGGTGCAATGATATTCTACCAGCTATATTCACTCATGTGTTCAGAGAAATGGCATCAGACGATATCATTAGCTCTAATATTATTCAGTAATTATTATGCCTTTTTCAAACTGCTCAGAGACAGAATAGTTCTGGGAAAAGCGTATTCGTATTCAGCCAGTGCCTCCAATCAGAAAGTCAGTTAG